DNA sequence from the Manihot esculenta cultivar AM560-2 chromosome 11, M.esculenta_v8, whole genome shotgun sequence genome:
AAGAAATTGTATTCTTTCTTTCTCTGCAATGGATCATAGAACATTTATATCAGTAGTTAATTCTCCCAAGGGAGAATCAGTGACAGAACAGAATTCCCAATCACTCTTAACAGTCTAACTAATGTTCCTAGCAATACCTTCCCATGAAGGTCATCCTTGTCCCCAACATTAGATAGTGACCATCATTGCAACAATGAATTTGAAAGATGCATGCAATGAAACTCAACTTCATAATgaaatcacaaaagaaataaataaccATTTACATTGTTATTTAAATGGTTGTATGCAACTGAAGATTACTGAATGAATGATAGTCATTATTTTCTAAGTATTTCACAAAGAAATGAAAAAACAGGCAGAGTtagattattaaaattttcaatgtgAAAATGCTGTACCATGGATTCTTCATCGCCTTCACCAAATCGTAAAGCAAGATCACAGAGAGCTTGGGTCGTGGACTCCACTGTCATGGGCTCACCATATGAGAATCTATGGTTCTGATGAATTAATTTAAAGGATCAGAAAAGGCACTTTTCTACCAAGTGTACAAGGCATCACAACAGCTACTACAAAAACAGTACCTGAGTTTCCACACGTGCATGCTCAACAAGTGTACGAGCATCTGCAATTAATCCACTCATGGCACATCCAATATGCTCATCAATTTCCATAACTTTTTCCACACTACTGGGCTCCTGAAAGAGAATTGAAAGATATAATGACTGTAACAAGTTGCGCACTTGTGCTCCACAACAATCATGATCACATTGATTTCCATGATGAAATCAGTTGTGCTGAATGCCTGAATAAGTTACAACAAGTTTGAAGCTGATACACATGCAAATCATGTAAGTTCTACACTTGTACCAATAAATATTAGTGGAGTTCTTGAAAATTGCTCAAGTAGAAGTTTCTCAAGCAAAAATTATAAAGGTGAACGTTTTTAAATGTATGCTCACTACTCATATGGATCTAGTGTCAAATTTGCCCCaactaataattatatacaaaggAAATTGCAAAGAATCACAACCATTACAAATGAACTGAAAAAACAAAAGGATAGTGGGTTTATCATATCAAAGATGTAAAAGATATGGATTTCATATGAATAGAAAGACATATAGAGAAAGAGGCAAACCAGCAGTGGTGAAGTGATACGCTTCTCAACTGCAAGCACGACACCTTCTTTTGTCTTTAACCCAATTGCAGTTGAACCTAgctgtaattaaaataaagcatgttattttttaatcaactaAGCATCTGCTTGACCCTAATAGCAATCCCCTCCTTTTTCTGGCTAGGGATGGGAAGGGGAGCATAAGGGTGACTGATAGACTGTTAGACAGTGCGTTAGAGGGAGCAACGTCTTTGTTCTGCAGCACAAGAaaggtaaagaaaaaaaaaattgagatatGGTACTAAAATTATCAATTGCCTTCCTGATGTCCCAATAGTGGGTTCTTCACTATCACAGAGAACTCCAAAAAAATATGATGTTTTGTTGAGTATTATGGGTAACATCACAACTGATCAAGGTCAATCATGTCCAATATGTCAAAATTAACATGTCAAGGCAATAAAAACGACTAATCATTTATGAGCCAGTTGAGATAATCCCAGGAAAACTGTTTAGGCAAATGAAATTAATAAGATTATACATCTAAGTTGGATAGCCATAATTTCCCGAGGAAGAAAACAAATGGGAACTTTCTACGGAGACAAACAGGGTTTTTAGGGAGGTTTAGATTACCTTAATGGCTTCAATAGCATATTCAACCTGAAACAATCTGCCTTCGGGAGAGAAAGTGTTCACTCCCCGGTCATACTCGGTCCTTCAAAATCACACAAATTACCACAAATCAAAGTCTGAAACTAAAACAATAACAAAAAGCAAGAAATGGAAAAAGAAAGCATTAAAGGATTCAAATGGAAGCACGCTAGTAAGAGAACTACAGAATTTACCTTGTGAGGAACATCTTTGGTCCGATCTAAATGGTGAAattgagagagagaagaaacGGAGGCAGAGTAGGTTTTCTCTTTAGCTTCGGGTTTTGCTTGTGCTTTTCTAAAGCTCTACTTGCGAAACAAGACAGATAGCGAAACGTTTCATTGCTTCTACCGAGCTTTTGGGCTCAATCCAAGTATAGATCCGGCCCAGCTTCTGCTACTTGAATCCAATGGGCTTTATAGGCCGCAACAAATTACTTGGAAATGAATGAAGTGGTAGGACATTGTCGAGTattgtatttaattataataaaatgaatttaataataattaaatttagaatggattaaattaaataataatgttcattataaaattaaaataagattttaGGTATTGGATGTTCATTGCTCAAATTCattcatataaataattaattaaatattaaatttatttttgtagtaatatttgtaattttgaaaaatttattttttaaaaaatgaaatttaaacatCTTTCTAAGATTATTGTAATTAAAAAGATAAGTTCTTAAcaaaaacatattttataagtcattaattaaaaaatataaaattaaacaaattatGATAGTATTTAagaaattacaataaatttgaaaaagacATAAGTAATATAGTTGGAGATatgatgaaataattaattgaatttgagTTCAGATGgtgatataattaattataattattattatcttacAAAATTTTGCATATATTAATAGTGTTTatgccaaaaagaaaaaaagattttgaatttattctagaaaatattttatccattatatttgagaattaaaaaaaattatttgattccCATTGAATTAGTAATTTAGTGATGGAAAAAGCCAGCTTctcttattttcattaaaaaaaaaaaaagagagagaaggaaGGGCTCCCGATGAGTGCTCTTTCTCAGGAAAAATAGCAGAAAGGCCAAAAATAATGGACCTAACAGCCTAAAAAAATAGGCAATGAAATAACAAAAATAGTGTTTCAAAAGGACTTCAATTATTGTTAGCCTTCAATCCCCACACAAGAAGCCAAGAGAAACAGAGGTTTCCTTCCCTTGCTAGATTTCTAAGCATGACATTAGAGGTTAAGAGATTGGTggaatttatcaactaaaacaAATAGGACTCCTGATGTTCTGGTGTGGGATTTGAATTCAAGCTCGAAGCTTATAAGTACATTGC
Encoded proteins:
- the LOC110626443 gene encoding proteasome subunit alpha type-5, yielding MFLTRTEYDRGVNTFSPEGRLFQVEYAIEAIKLGSTAIGLKTKEGVVLAVEKRITSPLLEPSSVEKVMEIDEHIGCAMSGLIADARTLVEHARVETQNHRFSYGEPMTVESTTQALCDLALRFGEGDEESMSRPFGVSLLIAGHDENGPSLYYTDPSGTFWQCNAKAIGSGSEGADSSLQEQYNKDLTLQEAETIALSILKQVMEEKVTPNNVDIAKVAPTYHLYTPAEVETVISRL